The genomic interval CGCTGACCGACCTGCGCAACGTCCAGCGGCTCAACGGTTGGGATTCGACTCAGGTGAGCGGCTTCGAGCTGCGCACGACGGATTTTTCGCATCTCGACCGCTTTACCGACGACGTGTATCGCGCGGTGGTCGAGCATCAGCGGACCGACCGCGACGAGCCGTTGCGGGTGACGAACGTTCGGATGCAGTATCCGATGATTTTCGACTGGCTCGACGCGCACAACGTCAACGCGGCCGTGATCATTACCGTGATGCTGCTGGTCGCGCTGTTCAACATGATCGCCGCGCTGCTGATCATTCTGCTCGAACGGACGCGGATGATCGGCGTGCTGAAGACGCTGGGCATGGGGAACGGGGCGTTGCAGAAGATGTTCGTGATCCGCTCGTCGTTCATTATCCTGAGGGGCATGGTCTGGGGAAACCTGATCGGCATCGGGCTGTGCCTGCTGCAATATTTTACGGGCTGGATCACGCTCGACGAGCAAGGGTATTTTCTGACGACGCTTCCGGTCAGTATCCGCTGGGGGTGGGTGCTGATGCTCAATGCCGGAACTTTCGTCCTGATCGTCGTGCTGCTTTCGCTGCCCACGATGCTTATTTCGTTCATCCTGCCGGAGAGAAGCATCCGGTTCGAATAAATGCGATGCGATGAAGCCTTATAACGATACGGACGGGAAGAAAGAGCAGGTGCGGGCGATGTTCGACGGGATAGCCCGTCGCTACGACCTGCTGAATCACCTGCTTTCGCTGGGTGTCGACCGGGGCTGGCGCCGCCGGGTCGTGCGGGCGGTCCGGGCGGAGCGTCCCCGTTCGGTGCTGGACATGGCCACCGGCACGGCCGATCTGGCGATCATGCTGGCCAAGTCCTGCCCCGGGGCGAGAGTCGTCGGCGTCGATCTGTCGGAACGGATGCTGGCCGTAGGACGGGCGAAAGTGGAACGGGAGTCTTTGTCGGAGCGTATAGAGCTCGTGCAGGGCGACGCCGAGTCGGCCGCTTACGGCCGCGAAGCGTTCGATGCGGCGACGGTGGCTTTCGGCGTGCGCAATTTCGAGGATATTCCCGGCGGTTTGACAGGGTTGTTTTCCGCCCTCAGACCGGGAGGAAAACTGTTCGTGCTCGAGTTCGGCATGCCGCGCGGCAGAATTTTCGGGACCGTTTACCGTTTCTACTTCCACCGGGTTCTGCCCCGGTTGGGGGGATGGGTGTCGCGCGACGGGAAGGCGTACAGCTATCTGCCCCGCTCGGTGGACGAGTTCCCTTACGGAGAGGCTTTCGTCCGGTTGCTGGCGGAAGCGGGCTTCGAGGATTGCGACTGCCGGAATCTTTTCGGAGGCGTGGCGCAGATTTATACGGCCCGCCGGCCGGACGCGTGTGAAAAAACTGAAAAAAGACGATGAGCATGAAAAAAGTATGGATCGTGGCGGTGTTCGCGTTGGCCGCCGTGTCGTGCGTCCGCATGGAGGATATCTCCTGTGACGGAGTCGAATCGGTCGAGGTGCGCTCGCTGGGGGCGTCCCGCTCGCTCGTAGAGGTATCCTTGCGCGCGTCGAACGCTTCGGGCGCGGCGGTTTCGATCGTCCGGGCCGATCTGACGCTCGATCGGGGCGAAACTACCCTGCTGAGGGCTTCGGTCGACGAGAAAGTCCGGTTGCCCCGTCGGTCGGAGGAAGCGACGGTCCGCATTCCGGTGGAAATACGTTTTGAAGGAGGATTGCTGGGCGCTTTAGGTGCCATGGGGACCCTTTCTTCGGGTGCCCGAGGAACGACCGTGTCGGGCGAAGTCGTGCTGAAAGCCGGCATGATGCGTAAAAAATACAAAGTCGAGCGGATGGATACCGATGCCTTTCTGAGGCAGTTCGGCATCGATTTGTCCGAAATGATGGAGGAGTTCGGATTATGAAACGGAAATTTTGGATCGCCCTGCTGCCGCTCTGCGGCTGTTTCTGCGTGGAAGCCGGGGCGCAGAGCCTGAGCGCTCTGAAAAGCGAACTGAGTACGCCCGATCCGTCGTACGGCAGCCGGGTCGAGGTCGAGGAGCACGACGGGGCCGCGTCTGCCGTCCGCTCGATGGAGGGCCGCCGCGCGCCGGAAAAAGTACGCGGGTATCGGGTACGCATCTATTTCGACAACGTGCAGCATGCCCGCTCGCAGGCCGAGAGCGTGATGGCGCGTTTTCGGGAGATTTACCCCGACATCCCGGCCTACATGGACTACGACAACATTCCCTATTTTAAGGTGACGGTGGGCAACTGTCTGACGATGGAGGAGGCCATTATCCTGTGGGGCAGGATCAGGGATGCTTTCGACCGGGCATTCATCGTGCCCGAGAGCATGCCTCTCGAGCTTTTCGGCCAACAGCCGGTCGCACGGACGGACGGGCCGGAGGCGCCGAGCGGTAGCGGATTATAGAAAAATTTTCCGAAAAAACAAATCTTTTTCCGGAAAGAAGCGAAACTTCCCGCCTGAAAGTTGCATTAATAGCAAATCATTTTATACATTTGCGGCTGAATAATTCAACCAATTTAATTCTTGTTATTATGAAAACTTTGGCAAAATCTGTCATGATGCTCGCAGTAGTTGCTGCCTCCGTATCTTTCGCTTCTTGCGGTACCTCGGCTGCGGACAAGGCTAAGGCCGATTCGATCGCTGCCGCTGCCAAGGCCGACTCGATCGCCGCTGCCGAAGAGGCTGCCGCCGCTGCCGCCGCCGCCGCTGCCGCAGACTCGCTCGCTGCCGACTCTGCCGCTGTTGCGGAATAAGTTCGGGCGACCGGCTCGCGAAGCATCGTTCGCTGAATAAAGGATCTTCCGCCGAGCGGGGACCCTTTATTTTTTTGTTCCTGCGGGAGGATGCGGAGGGTGTCCGGCGCTGGGAATGCCGTAAGCGATGGTCGCCGGCCTTTGCCGTGTCGTCGCTATCCGGAGCGATACGGGAGGGTAAGTGGAATGTTGCGGTCGGACGGAAGCCGGACCTGCGGCGGTACGCCGGGGCCCGCGCCTAAGAGTGGAACCGTGCGGAACGTCAAAAGAGGCTGCCCGACTTATTCGTGTCGGGCAGCCTCTTCGCTTTCTTCGTTTTGCGGGCCGATCGCTACTTGGCGTAGTTCAGTTCCCGGCCTTCGTGGCGGATCGTGACCGATGCACGGTCGGCTTCCTCGACCCGTCCGATCACCCGGGCGTCGATACCGAAACCTTTCGAGATGCGGACGATGTCGTCGGCCGCCGCCGGATCCGCGTAGATCTCCATGCGGTGCCCCATGTTGAATACGCTGTACATCTCGCGCCAAGGGGTCTGCGACTCCTGCTGGATCAGCCGGAACAGCAGCGGGGTATCGAACAGATTGTCCTTGATTATGTGGAGCCGGTCGACGAAGTGCAAGATTTTGGTCTGTCCTCCGCCGCTGCAATGGACCATGCCCCGGATATCGCCCCGGTGCTCGTCGAGAATCGCGCGGACGACGGGAGCGTAGGTGCGCGTGGGCGAAAGCACGAGCTTGCCTACCGTCAGCGGGCAGCCGGGCACCGTGTCGGTCAGCCGGTACTTGCCGCTGTATACCAGATCGGAGGGCGTTTCGGGATCGTAGGTTTCCGGATATTTCTCCGCCAGTATCCGGGCGAACACGTCGTGCCGGGCCGAGGTCAGACCGTTGCTGCCCATGCCGCCGTTGTACTCGTCTTCGTAGGAAGCCTGTCCGAACGAGGCGAGACCTACGATCGCGCAGCCGGGTCCGATATGCGCGTTATCGATCACGTCGCTTCGGCGCAATCGGGCCGTGACGGTGCTGTCGACGATGATCGTGCGCACCAGATCGCCCACGTCGGCCGTCTCGCCGCCCGTCGAGCGTATCTCGAAACCCTGATCGCGCATCTTCTGAAGGAACTCTTCCGTGCCGTTGATGACGGCCGAGACGACCTCGCCGGGGATCAGGTGCTTGTTGCGCCCGATCGTCGACGACAGCAGTACGTTTCCGGTCACGCCGACGCACAGCAGGTCGTCGGTGTTCATCACGATCGCGTCCTGAGCGATGCCTTTCCATACCGATGCGTCGCCCGTCTCGCGCCAGTAGGCGTAGGCGAGCGCCGACTTGGTTCCCGCTCCGTCGGCGTGCATGACGAGGCATGCCTCCGGATCGCCCGAGAGCGTGTCCGGGATGATTTTGCAGAAGGCTTTCGGATAAAGGCCCTTATCGATATGGCGGATGGCCGCGTGCACGTCCTCTTTCGAGGAGGATACTCCCCGTCCGGCGTAGCGTGAAATAGTGGTGGACATATTGGCGAAAATATATGGTAAATTTCCACAAATATAGCCATTAATTTCGTTTGCGGATAATTATTTGGTAAATTTGCTGACGGCAAAAACAAGCTCTACGATGAATGCAGCCAGCGGAAAACAGGAGCCCGTATTCGACCTGATACGAAGCATGAGTAAAGCCGAGAAGCGGAACTTCAAGCTCTACGCGACGCGCCTTTCGGGCAATCAGGAGGCGAAGTTCGTCACGCTGTTCGACTGCATGGACTCGCTCGACGAATACGACGAGGCGAAGATTTTGCAGCGCTGTCCGATCAAGAAGGAACAGCTGCCCAACATGAAGGCCCATCTGTATAAGCAGATACTGGTCAGCATCCGTCTGCTGGACGTGCAGCGGACGGTTCCGATGCAGCTCCGCGAGCAGATCGACTTCGCCCGCATACTCTACGATAAGGGCCTTTTCCGGCAGAGTTCCAAGATGCTCGACAAGGCCAAGGAGACGGCGCTTGCCAACGAGCAGTATACCGCCGCGATCGACATCATCGATTTCCGCAAGAAGATGGACACGCTGAGTGTCGCCCGGGGAGTCATGTCCAAGAGCGAGGCGGCGAGCCGGCAGGCCATCGAATTGTGCGGCCGGATCGAGAACGTCAACGAGCTGTCGAACGCCGGGGTGCAGCTTTACGCCCTGTACCTTCAGCTGGGTTATGCCCGGACGCAGAAGGACCTGGACATGATCGAGCAGTTCTTCGGCCCGAGACTCGACAAGTACGGCGATCCCTCGAAGCTGTCGTTTCTCGAGCGGCTCTACCTGTATCAGGCGCAGGTATGGTATCACTATATCCGGCACGATATGCTGACGTGCTACAAGTATGTCTGTCGCTGGATCGCGCTCTTCGACCGCGAGCCCCAGATGAAGCAGCAGATGTACGATACCTACCTCAGGGGCTATTCGCGTCTGCTCGACGGCCTTTTTCTGATGCGCAGTTACCGGCGTTTCGTCCAGACGCTGGCGGCGTTCGAGGACGAGTACGAGACGATCGGCAGTCTGAACGGCAATGCCAAGCTCATATCGAGACATATTCTCTATGCCAACCGGATGAACCGGCATTTCTGGGAAGGGACCTTCGCCGAGGGCGTGGAGATGATTCCCGAAGTCGAGCGGTTCCTCCGCGACTGCGAGTCCCAGCTGAACATTCATCACCGTATGGTGCTCTGCTATAAGATAGCATGTCTCTATTTCGGGAACGGCGATCACCGCAAGTGCATGGAGTATCTGGGCCGGATCATCGGTACGCGCGACCCGCAGATACGCCGCGATTTGCAATGCTATGCGCGGATTCTGAACCTGATCGCCTCCTACGAAGCGGGCATCGACTATAACCTGGACTATCAGGTGCGCTCGGTCTACCTGTTCCTGATCAAGATGAACGACATGCAGCAGGTGCAGCGTGCGATCATGGCCTTCCTCAAGCGGCTCAACTCGATGTACGAGACGACGCTCAAGGACGAACTGAGGCAGCTCTTCCGCCGGCTCAAGCCGCTCGAGCATCATCCCTACGAGCGTCGGACGTTCTACTATCTCGACATTCTTTCGTGGCTCGAGAGCAAGCTCAAGGGGGTACCGGTGGCCGAGGTGATCCGGCAGCGGTTTCTGCAGCAGAACGGACGATAGCTCGGCCGGAGAACCGATCCGTAAGGGGCGCGGCCGCGCGGTTTTCCCGAAACTTTTCCGCTTCCCCGCCTTTTCGGCGTGTGTCTTCGACGGTTCCGGCGGACGATACGGCAGGGCCGCTCGGGCAGATCGGCGGCGCGGACAGACGATGAAAATAAAACGAATTTTTTCGCTTTTTTTTCGCCGCTAACGATTTCAGGTCGCCGGCTGCCCGCAGCTTACCATTTGAAAGCAAACGCCTCGCCGGGCCGCGATTTAGTAACGAATTTCCGTGTTTGTTTTTTAACTAAATGTGATGAAACGGGCAATTGGCGCTCGTTCTGTTTGTTTTTTAGGTTTCATTGCACTATTTTTACCGTCCGAAACAGAGTAAAATACACGTAAACCCCAAGTCCAATGGAAAAACACGTTCAACAGTATGTGGATGACTTCATGGCTCAGATCGTAGCCAAGAATCCCGGAGAGAAAGAGTTTCACCAGGCGGTGCACGAGGTCGTGG from Alistipes ihumii AP11 carries:
- the ubiE gene encoding bifunctional demethylmenaquinone methyltransferase/2-methoxy-6-polyprenyl-1,4-benzoquinol methylase UbiE: MKPYNDTDGKKEQVRAMFDGIARRYDLLNHLLSLGVDRGWRRRVVRAVRAERPRSVLDMATGTADLAIMLAKSCPGARVVGVDLSERMLAVGRAKVERESLSERIELVQGDAESAAYGREAFDAATVAFGVRNFEDIPGGLTGLFSALRPGGKLFVLEFGMPRGRIFGTVYRFYFHRVLPRLGGWVSRDGKAYSYLPRSVDEFPYGEAFVRLLAEAGFEDCDCRNLFGGVAQIYTARRPDACEKTEKRR
- a CDS encoding ABC transporter permease, with translation MGRLNLEYFLAKRIASVSSGRRNNVMVRVATLSVAIGVAVMIVSLAVIFGFKREITAKLSGFGAHVQIASLDGNASSYETEPVSRDQPFADYLRGIPRFESLNPYAVKGGILRGEEAMQGIVLKGVDSTYDWTPMRRSLVAGRLPDVSDTVRHKEVLLSRAVADRMEADVGDPIEMLFVQNPPRRDRFRVSGIYDTGFGELDRVLALTDLRNVQRLNGWDSTQVSGFELRTTDFSHLDRFTDDVYRAVVEHQRTDRDEPLRVTNVRMQYPMIFDWLDAHNVNAAVIITVMLLVALFNMIAALLIILLERTRMIGVLKTLGMGNGALQKMFVIRSSFIILRGMVWGNLIGIGLCLLQYFTGWITLDEQGYFLTTLPVSIRWGWVLMLNAGTFVLIVVLLSLPTMLISFILPERSIRFE
- a CDS encoding AIR synthase related protein → MSTTISRYAGRGVSSSKEDVHAAIRHIDKGLYPKAFCKIIPDTLSGDPEACLVMHADGAGTKSALAYAYWRETGDASVWKGIAQDAIVMNTDDLLCVGVTGNVLLSSTIGRNKHLIPGEVVSAVINGTEEFLQKMRDQGFEIRSTGGETADVGDLVRTIIVDSTVTARLRRSDVIDNAHIGPGCAIVGLASFGQASYEDEYNGGMGSNGLTSARHDVFARILAEKYPETYDPETPSDLVYSGKYRLTDTVPGCPLTVGKLVLSPTRTYAPVVRAILDEHRGDIRGMVHCSGGGQTKILHFVDRLHIIKDNLFDTPLLFRLIQQESQTPWREMYSVFNMGHRMEIYADPAAADDIVRISKGFGIDARVIGRVEEADRASVTIRHEGRELNYAK